In the Chitinivibrionales bacterium genome, AGACAGCTATGTCGTCAAAGATTGAAACAGAGCCTGAAATAGAAAGGAATTTAGTATAATCATTAATTTCCAGAAAATAAGTGATCGCAGGGTATAAGAAAACCTGTTCAATAAATAAAAGTGTGTTTTTCAATAATTTTGAAAGCTTCACCAGGATCGGCTTCGTGTATCCAATGGACCGGAACCCCCCGCCGCTCCATCCCCCGAAACCAGGTTTCCTGTCGTTTGGCAAGTTGGCAGATGGCATTTCTAAGTCCTTTTACCATATCATCATAGGACAATTTCCCCGTCAGATATTGAGCGATGAATTTGTATTCCATACCGAAAAGAGAAAAGCGATGCGATGAAATTCCTTTCTTCATAAGGCCCCCAACTTCATCGATCATCCCTTCTTTCAGACGGTCATTCAGACGTTTATCGATCCGTTGGCGGAGTTTTTGTCGATCCCACTGTATTCCCAAAACCAGGGGAACGATTTCAGGCGGATTGGAACATCCCCATTCTATTTCATGATCTTGGGCATACATGGCTATTTCAATGGCCCGGACAATCCGTTTTTTACTGCTCGTATCGGTTTTTTCCACTTGTGCCGAATCAAAGGTATAGAGCTGTTCAAGGAGTGAGCGGGTATCTTTTTTCATGAGCTCTTTTCGGAGCAGCTCATTTTCGGGAACATTGGGAATTCTGTAATATTTCAAAACAGCTTCGATGTATAAGCCGGTTCCCCCTACCAGGAGGGGAAGCTTCTTGCGAGCCTGGATTTCCCTGAAAACGCGGTAAAAATCTTTCTGGTAATGATAGATGGTATATATTTCATCAGGTTCAACGATATCGATAAGATGAAAGGGAACAGCCCCCTGAGGCGTCGTGTATTCCGAGATCTCTTTTCCGGTTCCGATGTCCATACCGCGATAAACCTGACGGGAATCGGCTGATATTATTTCGCCCCCTGTTTTTTGAGCAAGGATAACTCCCAGGTGTGTTTTACCCGAAGCATTAGGACCACAGATAACCAGAAGGTTTACGGATTGTTTCATTGATGAGATCCCGGTTTCTTTTTAAACGTTGAGCGAAGTTTTGTGTCGATTTCCCACATTTCGGGCATTGAGGGAGCGGTAATGAAAAATCCGATTTTCTGCGGAGGTGTTTTCCGGCCGTCGGCATGCAAGGATAGCGGAGTAAAAAGAAAAACTCCCTTTTTCGTCTTTCGGTTGAAAGCAAGAGAAGAAAGTCTGGTATAGCTGTTGATATCCCTGTAATTTTTTAACTGGGCAAATTCAAAGAGGCAGCATGAATCCGGCGCCAGTTTTTCCCGTAAGGAATAGGCCATAATGCTCATGGCCCGGCGGGCATTTATTTCGACACAGAGGGC is a window encoding:
- the miaA gene encoding tRNA (adenosine(37)-N6)-dimethylallyltransferase MiaA translates to MKQSVNLLVICGPNASGKTHLGVILAQKTGGEIISADSRQVYRGMDIGTGKEISEYTTPQGAVPFHLIDIVEPDEIYTIYHYQKDFYRVFREIQARKKLPLLVGGTGLYIEAVLKYYRIPNVPENELLRKELMKKDTRSLLEQLYTFDSAQVEKTDTSSKKRIVRAIEIAMYAQDHEIEWGCSNPPEIVPLVLGIQWDRQKLRQRIDKRLNDRLKEGMIDEVGGLMKKGISSHRFSLFGMEYKFIAQYLTGKLSYDDMVKGLRNAICQLAKRQETWFRGMERRGVPVHWIHEADPGEAFKIIEKHTFIY